The DNA sequence GGCCTCCTTCATCACGGAGGCCGTGGCCGACATCAAGCAGCGCGTGGGCGCCGACCGTGTGGTGTGCGGCCTGAGCGGCGGCGTGGACTCGACGGTGGTGGCCACGCTCATCCACCGGGCCATCGGCGATCAACTCACGTGCATCTTCGTGGACAACGGGCTGCTGCGCGCCGGCGAGGCCGAGGAGGTGGTGCGGATGGCCCGCGACCTCATCGGCCTGAAGGTGGACGCGGTGGACGCGAGCGCCCGGTTCCTGCGACGTCTGGCCGGCGTGACCGACCCCGAGGAGAAGCGCCTGGCCATCGGCGACGAGTTCGTGCGCGTGTTCACCGAGGAGGCCGAGCGGATCGGCGGCGCGCGCTTCCTGGCCCAGGGCACGCTGTTCCCCGACCTCATCGAGAGCAAGTCGGCCTTCGGCGGCCCCTCGGCCCGCATCAAGAGCCACCACAACGTCGGCGGCATGCCCGCCTGGAGCCAATTCACCCTCATCGAGCCGCTGCGCGAGCTGTTCAAGGACGAGGTGCGCGAGCTTGGCAAGGAACTGGGCCTCCCCCGCGGCATCCTGCATCGTCAGCCCTTTCCCGGCCCGGGTCTGGCGGTGCGCGTCGTGGGGGAGGTCACCCCCTCGGGCCTCAAAATCCTGCGCGAGGCCGACGCCATCGTGCAGGACGAGATGCGCAAGTGGGAGCACTATGGCACCATCTGGCAGTCGTTCGCCGTGCTGCTGCCCGTGAAGTCGGTGGGCGTGATGGGCGACGCGCGCACGTACGACTTCGCCGTGGCCATTCGCGTGGTCACGAGCCGCGACGGCATGACCGCCGACTGGGCGCGCCTGCCCGACGACCTGCTGGCCTGGCTCTCCACCCGCATCATCAACGAGGTGGACGGCGTGAACCGCGTGCTCTACGACATCAGCTCGAAGCCGCCGAGCACGATTGAGTGGGAGTGAAGCCCGTGATGCGTGATACGTGAGAAGAGGAAGCCGAAGAGCGGGCGACCGTGTTTGCCTTCTCCTCTCACGCGTCACGCATCACGTTTCCCAACCCGCGGGGCCTGAGCGTGATAGCGATTGTTGACTACGGCCTGGGCAACCTGAAGAGCGTGAAGAGCGCGTGCGACCGCCTCGGCGTCGAGGCCGCCGTCACCTCCGACGCCGCGGCCATTCTGGGGGCCGACGGGGTGATCTTCCCCGGCGTCGGAGCCTTCCAGAGGGCCATGCAGAACCTGGGCACGCTGGGGCTGGTCGAACCGCTGCGGCAGGTGGCCGCCTCGGGCACGCCGTTCCTCGGCATCTGCCTGGGGCTTCAACTCCTCTTCGCCGAAAGCTCCGAGCACGGCCAGCATGAGGGGCTGGGCATCATCCCCGGCAGAGTCGTGCGCTTCGAGGCCGGCGACCTCAAGGTGCCGCACATGGGCTGGAACCAGGTGCGGCAGGAGCGCCCATCGCCGCTCTTCGAGGGCATTCGCGACGAGACGTTCTTCTACTTCGCCCATTCGTACTACGCGCAGCCGGCCGATTCGGCCGTCGTCATCGGCTCGACCCAGTACGGCGTGCGCTACGCCTCGGCCGTGCGGCAGGGCAGCGTGTTCGCCACCCAGTTCCACCCCGAGAAATCGGGGCCGACGGGGCTGAGGATGCTGGAGAATTTCTGCGGGTTGTGTGCGAAGCTCTAGGGGGATGAATGGATGATTGGATGGCTGGATGAAGGGAAGAGGGAGCGAGTGTGTTCCTTCTGTCATTCATCCATTCGTCCACCCATCCATTCATCCTCCTGCGGGACCAGGAGGGGCCGCGAGTAAGTCATGGTCGCCAAACGCATCATCCCCTGCCTCGACGTGAAGAACGGCCGCGTGGTGAAGGGCAGGTCGTTCGTGAGCCTGCGCGACGCGGGCGACCCGGTCGAGTGCGGCCGGGCCTACAGCGACGCGGGGGCCGACGAGCTGGTGTTCCTCGACATCACGGCGACCCTCGAGGCCCGCAAGACCATTCGCGAGCTGGTCAGCCGCGTGGCCGAGCAGGTCTTCATCCCGTTCACCGTCGGCGGCGGCATCCGCGGGCTCG is a window from the Planctomycetota bacterium genome containing:
- the hisH gene encoding imidazole glycerol phosphate synthase subunit HisH yields the protein MIAIVDYGLGNLKSVKSACDRLGVEAAVTSDAAAILGADGVIFPGVGAFQRAMQNLGTLGLVEPLRQVAASGTPFLGICLGLQLLFAESSEHGQHEGLGIIPGRVVRFEAGDLKVPHMGWNQVRQERPSPLFEGIRDETFFYFAHSYYAQPADSAVVIGSTQYGVRYASAVRQGSVFATQFHPEKSGPTGLRMLENFCGLCAKL
- the guaA gene encoding glutamine-hydrolyzing GMP synthase, producing the protein MSHDTILILDFGSQYSQLIARRVREHHVYCRLEPCNVPFERIRALRPKGIILSGGPSSVWAPGAPACDPGVLELGAPVLGICYGMQLLAQMAGGRVEGGHAGEYGPATIEVLRPGGFFAGCEATEKVWMSHGDRVVALPAGATVTARTPTVEVAAFADPARRIYAVQFHPEVSHTPRGGRMLHNFLFDICGCRGDWTMASFITEAVADIKQRVGADRVVCGLSGGVDSTVVATLIHRAIGDQLTCIFVDNGLLRAGEAEEVVRMARDLIGLKVDAVDASARFLRRLAGVTDPEEKRLAIGDEFVRVFTEEAERIGGARFLAQGTLFPDLIESKSAFGGPSARIKSHHNVGGMPAWSQFTLIEPLRELFKDEVRELGKELGLPRGILHRQPFPGPGLAVRVVGEVTPSGLKILREADAIVQDEMRKWEHYGTIWQSFAVLLPVKSVGVMGDARTYDFAVAIRVVTSRDGMTADWARLPDDLLAWLSTRIINEVDGVNRVLYDISSKPPSTIEWE